The following proteins are co-located in the Chryseobacterium daecheongense genome:
- a CDS encoding sigma-54 dependent transcriptional regulator, which yields MSGNILIIDDELKLLKLLGMILSQEDFNVKEASTARSAMTMLEQYEFDVVLSDVRLPDAFGVELVKSIKTKYPHQEVILMTAFGNITDAVQAMKNGAYDYLVKGDDNDKIIPLVYKALDKVRDNKSKIVQKKDSQKGFNQIIGHSPAILEAKKLAERVALTDATVLLTGETGTGKEVFANAIHEGSERKKNNFVAINCSAFSKEILESELFGHKQGSFTGAVKDKKGLVEEANGGTLFLDEIGEMPIELQAKLLRVLETHEFIKMGETKVSKSDFRLIAATNRNLEEEIKQGNFREDLYFRLNVFEISLPPLRERKEDLKILAKNFIDMFSHKLHLNAVQVSPEYYKTLEKNDWKGNIRELRNTVERSLILMNENILNAESLPHYSEKVTGDKDSLSIRSLEKEHIQKVLHYTKGNKAEAARLLEIGIATLYRKLEEYGLR from the coding sequence ATGTCCGGAAATATTCTGATCATCGATGATGAGCTTAAACTTCTCAAACTTTTGGGAATGATTCTTTCTCAGGAAGATTTTAATGTTAAAGAAGCGTCTACTGCCCGTTCTGCCATGACGATGCTTGAGCAATACGAATTTGATGTTGTTTTAAGCGATGTCCGGCTTCCGGATGCATTTGGAGTTGAGCTTGTAAAATCCATTAAAACAAAATATCCGCATCAGGAAGTTATTCTTATGACTGCCTTCGGAAATATTACGGATGCTGTTCAGGCAATGAAAAACGGCGCCTACGATTACCTGGTAAAAGGGGATGATAATGATAAAATTATTCCTTTGGTGTATAAAGCACTGGATAAAGTAAGGGATAATAAATCTAAAATTGTCCAGAAGAAGGATTCACAAAAAGGATTTAATCAGATCATCGGTCATTCACCTGCCATCCTGGAGGCTAAAAAATTAGCGGAAAGGGTTGCTCTAACGGATGCTACAGTACTTTTAACAGGGGAAACCGGAACAGGAAAGGAAGTCTTTGCCAACGCTATCCATGAAGGAAGTGAGAGAAAGAAAAATAATTTTGTTGCCATCAACTGTTCTGCATTCAGCAAAGAAATTCTTGAAAGCGAACTTTTTGGCCATAAACAAGGTTCATTTACGGGAGCGGTAAAAGACAAAAAGGGTTTGGTAGAAGAAGCTAATGGCGGGACTTTATTTTTAGATGAAATCGGAGAAATGCCTATAGAGCTTCAAGCTAAATTACTCCGTGTTCTTGAAACCCATGAATTCATTAAAATGGGTGAAACCAAGGTTTCGAAGTCAGATTTCAGGTTGATCGCTGCTACAAACAGAAACCTGGAAGAAGAAATAAAACAAGGAAACTTTAGAGAAGACCTGTATTTCAGATTGAATGTCTTTGAGATTAGCCTACCTCCTCTTCGTGAAAGGAAAGAAGACTTAAAAATTCTTGCAAAGAATTTTATTGATATGTTCTCTCATAAATTGCACCTCAACGCTGTACAGGTGTCTCCTGAGTACTATAAAACACTGGAAAAAAATGACTGGAAAGGGAACATCCGCGAATTGCGAAATACGGTAGAAAGAAGTTTGATATTAATGAACGAGAATATTCTGAATGCTGAGAGCCTTCCGCACTACTCAGAAAAAGTGACCGGTGATAAGGATTCTTTAAGCATCCGTTCCCTAGAAAAAGAACATATACAAAAAGTTTTACATTATACTAAAGGAAACAAAGCCGAGGCTGCAAGACTTCTGGAAATCGGTATTGCCACATTATACCGCAAGCTGGAAGAATACGGATTACGATAA
- a CDS encoding copper resistance protein NlpE, with product MENKTFLSGTVLAILLASCSPKEKQREIFSAPETDSASIQKPLDSVAGNALIDGHNSQNSLDWNGTYEAVVPCADCPGIKTSLTLNKDNTFHITEEYIDRKSKNEDKGTLEWDKTGSIVTLKGKSANYKYKVGENHLTQLDLDGKEITGPNKDLYVFNKK from the coding sequence ATGGAAAACAAAACTTTTTTATCCGGAACTGTACTGGCCATATTACTGGCTTCATGTTCACCCAAAGAAAAACAAAGAGAAATATTTTCTGCCCCGGAAACAGATTCAGCTTCGATCCAAAAACCGTTGGATTCAGTGGCTGGCAACGCTTTGATTGATGGGCATAACTCTCAGAATTCATTGGATTGGAACGGAACTTATGAGGCTGTGGTTCCATGTGCAGATTGCCCGGGGATCAAAACTTCTCTCACATTGAATAAGGATAATACGTTCCATATTACAGAAGAATATATCGACAGAAAATCAAAGAATGAAGATAAAGGAACCTTGGAGTGGGATAAAACGGGCAGTATTGTGACTTTAAAAGGAAAATCCGCTAATTACAAATACAAGGTAGGTGAAAACCATCTTACTCAGCTTGATTTGGATGGAAAGGAGATTACCGGTCCCAATAAAGATCTGTATGTTTTCAATAAAAAATAA
- a CDS encoding insulinase family protein translates to MTDKRYKETIHTDKNNYEYITITHDENGVRIYTLKNGLKVFLAQNFDSPRIQTYIPVRTGSNNDPSDNTGLAHYLEHMMFKGTSGIGTQNWEKEKVLLDQISELYEQHKAEADPEKKKEIYKKIDEVSQDASQYAIANEYDKVISSLGASGTNAHTWFDETVYKNNIPSNELEKWLKVEKERFSEIVLRLFHTELESVYEEFNRAQDNDSRLVNYELMDALFPTHANGQQTTLGKAEHLKNPSMKAIHKYFDEYYVPNNYAMVMVGDLDYERTIQLIDQYFGTIPYKELPKKTPVVEQPLRGIVERTVKSPTTPRVQMAWRTDSYGSREAMLADITANIMSNRGEAGLLDLNINQTQRMLWAQAFSVGLKQYGYFSIVAVPKETQSLKDAKDMVLEQIELIKRGEFPDWMLPAIINDFKLQRMKALETADGLATNLYDTYIKGRTWEEELNEMDVYASFTKQDVIHFANDFFKDNYVLINKEKGVNDKLIRVENPGITPIKINRDAQSEFLKQILAEKTEDIQPEFIDYDKEIITGQVKDKKLSFVKNKYNDIAQVYFIFPLGSDHDRDLAISTQLLQYLGTEDYAPEDLKKEFFKIGVSNDFKTTNDQLTISLSGLEENIEKGIRLLQHWMYNVKPEQEIYKQFVETVLENREAMKKDKNRIMTALTNYTKLGEFSRFTDVISKEELQNSEVKIFTDRMKRIFAFPYQIFFYGKNLENFKTYIDNYVEVSSLEIPEPKKYPEPETDGKVNFINYDMVQVEMSKIGRGHNINTANLGKINVFNEYFGRGLSSIVFQEIRESKSLAYSAYVSYAANSESGHPDYVTTYIGTQPDKLQIAVDTMSELMNELPEVPIQFENAKSTALKQIASTRITRTNIFFNTLRLKKIGISHDFREDMYEEIQKLDFNGIKEFYRTEIKPLRFNTAILGKKENLDMDAVNKMGSFKEVSLKDIFGH, encoded by the coding sequence ATGACGGACAAAAGATACAAGGAAACAATTCATACTGATAAAAACAACTACGAATATATAACCATTACTCACGATGAAAACGGAGTCAGAATCTATACCCTTAAAAACGGATTAAAAGTATTTCTTGCCCAGAATTTTGATTCGCCAAGGATTCAGACCTATATTCCCGTAAGAACCGGAAGTAACAATGATCCTTCTGATAATACAGGGCTTGCCCATTATCTGGAGCATATGATGTTTAAAGGAACCTCAGGAATCGGAACCCAAAACTGGGAAAAAGAAAAGGTTTTGTTAGATCAGATTTCAGAATTGTACGAACAACATAAGGCAGAGGCAGATCCTGAAAAGAAGAAAGAAATCTATAAAAAAATAGATGAGGTATCCCAGGACGCCAGTCAATATGCTATAGCGAATGAATATGATAAAGTGATCTCATCATTGGGAGCAAGCGGAACTAATGCTCATACGTGGTTTGATGAGACGGTTTATAAAAACAACATTCCCAGTAACGAGCTTGAGAAATGGCTGAAAGTTGAAAAAGAGCGATTTTCAGAAATTGTGTTACGCCTTTTTCATACCGAGCTGGAATCAGTATACGAAGAATTTAACCGGGCGCAGGATAATGACTCTAGGTTAGTAAATTATGAACTGATGGATGCTCTTTTTCCTACCCATGCCAATGGCCAACAAACAACTCTGGGAAAAGCCGAACATTTGAAAAATCCTTCCATGAAGGCGATTCACAAATATTTCGATGAATATTATGTTCCTAATAACTATGCCATGGTCATGGTTGGTGATCTTGACTATGAACGTACGATTCAGCTTATAGATCAATATTTCGGAACAATTCCTTATAAAGAATTACCAAAGAAAACTCCGGTGGTAGAACAGCCTCTCCGGGGAATTGTAGAAAGAACTGTAAAAAGTCCTACCACACCGAGGGTTCAGATGGCCTGGAGAACGGATAGCTATGGATCCCGGGAAGCTATGTTGGCAGATATTACTGCAAATATTATGAGTAACAGGGGAGAAGCCGGATTACTGGACCTTAATATTAATCAGACCCAACGGATGTTATGGGCACAGGCATTTTCAGTAGGATTAAAGCAATATGGATATTTTTCAATTGTGGCTGTTCCTAAAGAAACCCAATCTTTGAAAGATGCAAAGGATATGGTTTTGGAGCAGATAGAACTGATCAAAAGAGGAGAATTTCCGGATTGGATGCTTCCTGCCATCATCAATGATTTCAAACTTCAGAGAATGAAGGCTCTTGAAACCGCTGATGGTTTGGCTACCAATCTCTATGATACCTATATAAAAGGAAGAACCTGGGAAGAGGAGCTTAATGAAATGGATGTATATGCTTCATTCACAAAACAGGATGTTATTCATTTTGCCAATGATTTTTTTAAGGACAATTATGTTCTGATAAATAAGGAAAAAGGAGTTAATGACAAGCTGATCAGGGTTGAAAACCCCGGAATTACACCGATTAAAATTAACAGAGATGCTCAATCGGAATTTTTAAAACAGATTTTAGCGGAAAAAACGGAAGATATTCAACCTGAATTTATTGATTATGATAAAGAGATCATAACCGGACAGGTTAAGGATAAGAAACTTAGCTTTGTCAAAAACAAATATAACGATATAGCACAGGTCTATTTCATTTTCCCACTTGGAAGTGATCATGATCGTGATCTGGCAATATCAACGCAGCTGCTACAATATTTGGGAACTGAAGATTATGCTCCTGAAGATCTGAAGAAAGAGTTCTTTAAAATTGGTGTGAGTAATGATTTTAAAACGACCAATGATCAGTTAACGATTTCATTGAGCGGTTTGGAGGAAAACATTGAAAAAGGAATTCGCCTTCTTCAACATTGGATGTATAACGTAAAGCCGGAGCAGGAAATCTACAAACAGTTTGTAGAAACAGTTCTTGAAAACCGTGAAGCGATGAAAAAAGATAAAAACCGGATCATGACAGCTCTAACGAATTACACCAAGTTGGGCGAATTTTCCAGGTTTACAGATGTGATTTCTAAAGAGGAACTTCAAAACAGTGAAGTTAAAATATTTACGGACAGGATGAAAAGAATATTTGCGTTTCCATACCAGATATTCTTTTATGGAAAAAATCTGGAGAATTTCAAAACGTATATTGACAATTATGTTGAGGTTTCAAGCCTTGAAATTCCGGAGCCTAAGAAATATCCAGAGCCTGAAACCGATGGGAAAGTGAATTTCATCAATTATGATATGGTACAGGTTGAAATGAGCAAAATCGGGAGAGGGCACAATATCAATACTGCTAACTTGGGTAAGATTAACGTTTTCAACGAATATTTTGGAAGGGGATTGTCTTCCATTGTATTTCAGGAGATCCGGGAGAGCAAGAGCTTAGCCTATTCAGCATACGTTTCTTATGCTGCAAATTCAGAATCCGGACACCCGGATTATGTAACGACATATATTGGGACACAGCCTGATAAGCTACAGATTGCCGTAGATACGATGTCTGAACTGATGAATGAACTCCCTGAAGTGCCCATCCAATTTGAAAATGCAAAAAGTACAGCTCTGAAACAGATCGCTTCTACGAGAATTACCAGAACGAACATTTTCTTTAATACATTAAGATTAAAGAAAATCGGAATTAGTCATGATTTCAGAGAAGATATGTATGAGGAAATTCAAAAGTTGGATTTTAACGGGATAAAAGAATTTTACCGGACAGAAATAAAACCCTTGCGTTTTAATACAGCTATTCTTGGCAAAAAAGAAAATCTTGATATGGACGCTGTCAATAAAATGGGGAGTTTTAAAGAAGTCAGTTTAAAAGATATTTTTGGACATTAG
- a CDS encoding S46 family peptidase has product MIKKILLSAFLLPAAMAFAQQYGGMWIPTELNEKEMKDLGMKISAKDIFNPQKASIKDAVVQFNGGCTAEIISPKGLLLTNHHCGFGQIQAHSTVQNDLLSNGFWATNMSTELPNPGLKVDFIVDIKEVTNQILEGTDHLSEPDLSKKINNNIEIYKNSQKIENYQSITVKPMYYGNKYYAYTIETYKDIRLVGAPPQSIGKFGSDTDNWVWPRHTGDFSMFRIYADKNNKPAEYSKDNVPYVPKHFLPVSIKDKNENDFTFVFGFPGKTTEYLPSIAVEKIMNEIDPAKIAVRDVALKTLDEKMRVDNATRIKYASKYASVANYWKKWIGEVEGLKKSNAVEKKVMYEGSLVAKNPEIKTTLDQLNKLYTEQAPYALNNAYYSELIKNAETLALANMYSNYILSVEAGRMDEKEITAFKNKLTSFYKDYSPELDAKVTAKLLALYANKTNAQFLPAGFDKFKNEAQNIQNIEEISKNSIITGRTAVNGASLSADIDKAFSNQDKLVRTLKKDPVYQLFSNIKDTYSKTADPQYTSIQTKIDALQKKFMQQQMSTDKDRKFFPDANSTLRVTYGKVKGSNPRDAVSYGYQTHLAGVIEKYIPGDYEFDVPKKLIDLYNKKDFGNYKDKGGDVPVGFTATNHTTGGNSGSPALDAYGNLVGLNFDRQWEGTMSDINYDPRFSRNIMVDTKYILFIIEKFADSKWLIDEMKVIK; this is encoded by the coding sequence ATGATAAAAAAGATACTTTTATCTGCATTTCTTTTGCCTGCCGCAATGGCTTTTGCCCAACAATATGGGGGAATGTGGATTCCAACGGAGCTGAATGAAAAGGAAATGAAAGACCTGGGAATGAAAATCTCTGCAAAAGACATCTTCAATCCTCAAAAGGCCAGTATTAAGGATGCCGTTGTTCAATTTAACGGTGGCTGTACAGCAGAAATTATTTCTCCTAAAGGACTTTTATTAACCAATCATCACTGTGGCTTCGGACAAATTCAGGCACATTCTACAGTACAAAATGATCTCCTTTCCAATGGATTCTGGGCAACGAATATGAGCACCGAGCTTCCTAATCCCGGATTAAAAGTAGATTTTATTGTAGATATCAAAGAAGTAACCAATCAAATTCTGGAGGGTACGGATCATCTTTCCGAACCTGATCTTTCAAAAAAAATCAACAACAATATTGAGATATACAAGAATTCTCAAAAAATAGAAAATTATCAGTCTATCACTGTAAAGCCTATGTATTATGGAAATAAATACTATGCTTATACAATAGAAACTTATAAAGACATCCGTTTGGTAGGAGCACCGCCACAAAGTATAGGGAAATTCGGAAGTGATACGGATAACTGGGTATGGCCAAGGCATACGGGAGATTTCTCCATGTTCAGAATTTATGCAGATAAAAACAATAAGCCTGCAGAATATTCCAAAGATAATGTCCCTTATGTACCTAAACATTTTCTACCTGTTTCCATCAAGGATAAGAATGAAAATGATTTCACATTTGTATTTGGCTTTCCGGGAAAAACCACTGAGTATCTTCCATCAATTGCAGTTGAAAAAATCATGAATGAGATTGATCCTGCAAAAATTGCAGTCCGCGATGTCGCTTTAAAGACTTTGGATGAAAAAATGCGTGTGGACAATGCAACACGTATTAAATATGCTTCTAAATATGCTTCAGTGGCAAATTACTGGAAAAAATGGATTGGAGAAGTAGAAGGCCTGAAAAAGTCTAATGCTGTAGAAAAGAAAGTAATGTACGAAGGATCCCTGGTAGCTAAAAATCCGGAAATCAAAACAACATTAGACCAGCTGAATAAGCTATACACTGAGCAGGCTCCTTATGCTTTAAATAATGCCTATTATTCTGAGTTAATTAAAAATGCTGAGACATTAGCATTAGCTAATATGTATTCCAACTATATCTTATCCGTAGAAGCAGGAAGAATGGATGAGAAGGAAATTACAGCATTTAAAAATAAGCTGACTTCTTTCTATAAAGATTACAGTCCGGAGCTTGATGCAAAAGTAACTGCAAAGCTCCTTGCTCTGTATGCCAACAAAACAAACGCTCAGTTTTTACCAGCGGGATTTGATAAATTTAAAAACGAAGCACAGAACATTCAGAATATCGAAGAGATTTCTAAAAACTCTATCATTACCGGCAGAACAGCTGTAAATGGAGCTTCTTTAAGTGCAGATATTGACAAGGCATTTTCTAATCAGGATAAACTGGTAAGAACATTAAAAAAAGACCCTGTTTATCAATTATTTTCAAATATCAAAGACACTTATTCAAAAACAGCTGATCCTCAGTATACCTCAATCCAGACAAAAATTGATGCGCTGCAGAAAAAATTCATGCAACAGCAAATGTCGACCGATAAAGACAGAAAATTCTTCCCTGATGCCAACTCCACACTTCGTGTGACTTACGGTAAAGTAAAAGGTTCAAATCCGAGAGATGCTGTTTCTTATGGTTATCAAACTCATTTGGCAGGAGTTATAGAAAAATACATTCCGGGTGATTATGAATTTGATGTTCCTAAAAAGTTAATCGATCTTTACAATAAAAAAGATTTTGGAAATTATAAAGATAAGGGAGGTGATGTTCCTGTAGGATTTACGGCAACCAATCATACCACAGGAGGAAACTCAGGAAGTCCGGCTCTTGATGCTTACGGAAATCTAGTAGGATTAAATTTCGACAGACAATGGGAAGGAACTATGAGTGATATTAATTATGACCCCCGTTTTAGCAGAAACATCATGGTTGACACCAAGTACATTCTATTCATCATTGAAAAATTTGCCGATTCCAAGTGGCTGATTGACGAAATGAAAGTTATCAAATAA
- a CDS encoding metallophosphoesterase: MKRRKFLTNIPLAISGVLLGGPAASLLAEAPKDDISKKKKLLFTVAHITDVHLPADPKIMERFVKCLKEIKNRKVDFFLNTGDSIMAVDRENSTRQEVYDQWNAWDNCMKEIADYDMYSCVGNHDIWWAGEKSDEMHGVPYAAKRLKMPKRYYSAKKEKWHFIMLDGNNSSITLDPEQMNWLKQQLENIPQGEYALIMSHYPILTVTGFWEGGQHKDHNALKDLFYKHKDKVKGCLSGHQHLLDRAWYNDVYYFCNGAMSGFWWGEGDKRSAKPFYYQETPPGYAILKFYDDGSFENEYIIHHY, translated from the coding sequence ATGAAAAGAAGAAAATTTTTGACAAATATTCCGCTTGCCATTTCAGGGGTACTTCTGGGAGGACCTGCAGCCAGCTTGCTGGCCGAAGCTCCGAAGGATGATATAAGCAAAAAAAAGAAACTGCTGTTTACGGTAGCTCACATTACAGACGTACACTTACCGGCAGATCCTAAAATAATGGAGCGGTTTGTAAAATGTCTTAAAGAAATCAAAAACAGGAAAGTAGATTTCTTCCTTAACACAGGAGACTCCATTATGGCTGTGGACCGGGAAAACTCTACCCGTCAGGAAGTATATGACCAGTGGAATGCCTGGGATAACTGTATGAAGGAAATTGCAGACTATGATATGTATAGTTGCGTCGGAAATCATGACATCTGGTGGGCAGGTGAAAAATCAGATGAAATGCATGGAGTTCCCTATGCGGCCAAAAGGCTTAAAATGCCTAAGCGTTATTACAGTGCTAAAAAAGAGAAATGGCATTTTATAATGTTGGATGGCAATAACTCTAGTATTACCCTTGATCCTGAACAAATGAACTGGCTGAAACAACAATTAGAAAATATTCCGCAGGGAGAATATGCATTAATTATGTCGCATTATCCTATACTTACGGTTACAGGATTCTGGGAAGGAGGGCAGCATAAAGACCATAATGCATTGAAAGACTTGTTTTATAAGCATAAAGATAAAGTGAAAGGCTGTCTTAGTGGTCATCAGCATCTCCTCGACAGAGCATGGTATAATGATGTATATTATTTCTGTAACGGAGCTATGTCAGGATTTTGGTGGGGGGAAGGTGATAAGCGTTCCGCGAAACCTTTCTATTATCAGGAAACACCACCGGGATATGCTATATTAAAATTTTATGATGACGGCTCATTTGAGAATGAATACATAATTCATCATTATTAA
- a CDS encoding MgtC/SapB family protein: MDFLQDHYSIQNELILIFISVMLGLFIGAEREYRNKSAGLRTFILVCFGSCLFTILSIKIGVQNPDRLAANIITGIGFLGAGVIFKGDNKIDGITTATTIWATASIGMAVGSGYVYFSLLGTTLVLLVLSSLSYLQNFIDNNHKIREYKISISASDHISHCEELFRNNHLKFLIMRQQYSKDSLITTWRLTGNTRQHELLIKQMMNDPKIMSYQF; encoded by the coding sequence ATGGATTTTCTACAAGATCACTATTCCATTCAAAATGAACTGATACTGATATTTATTTCAGTTATGCTCGGGCTTTTTATCGGTGCTGAACGTGAATATAGAAATAAGTCTGCAGGACTCCGCACGTTTATTCTGGTATGTTTCGGATCTTGTCTTTTCACCATATTATCAATCAAAATAGGAGTTCAGAATCCAGATCGTCTGGCAGCCAATATTATTACCGGTATAGGTTTCTTGGGAGCAGGGGTCATTTTCAAAGGAGATAATAAAATCGATGGAATTACAACGGCAACAACCATCTGGGCAACTGCTTCAATAGGAATGGCTGTGGGTTCAGGATATGTATACTTTTCGTTGCTGGGCACTACATTGGTCCTTCTTGTCTTGAGCTCGCTAAGTTATTTGCAGAATTTTATCGACAATAATCATAAAATCAGGGAATATAAAATATCTATCTCCGCTTCTGATCACATCAGTCATTGTGAGGAATTATTCAGGAATAATCATTTAAAATTTCTTATCATGAGACAGCAATATTCCAAAGACAGTTTAATTACGACCTGGAGACTTACGGGGAATACCCGGCAACACGAGCTTTTGATTAAGCAAATGATGAATGACCCTAAAATTATGTCCTATCAATTTTAA